A region from the Benincasa hispida cultivar B227 chromosome 10, ASM972705v1, whole genome shotgun sequence genome encodes:
- the LOC120088801 gene encoding amidophosphoribosyltransferase, chloroplastic, translating to MAVATTLNLPSLSSSSSLSHHTPSLQTPLSISSKTLPKSHFPHFLSLPNPHKPLFLSSASASKSPISDFFSDDDYLDERLREECGVVGIYGDPEASRLCYLALHALQHRGQEGAGIVAVNENVLQSITGVGLVSEVFNQTKLDQLPGDSAIGHVRYSTAGSSMLKNVQPFVAGYRFGSVGVAHNGNLVNYRSLRAKLEDTGSIFNTSSDTEVVLHLIAISKHRPFLLRIVDACEQLEGAYSMVFITEDKLVAVRDPFGFRPLVMGRRSNGAVVFASETCALDLIEATYEREVFPGEVLVVDKNGIQSLCLMAHPKPKSCIFEHIYFALPNSVVFGRSVYESRRAFGEILATEAPVDCDVVIAVPDSGVVAALGYAAKAGVAFQQGLIRSHYVGRTFIEPSQKIRDFGVKLKLSPVRAVLEGKRVVVVDDSIVRGTTSSKIVRLLKEAGAKEVHMRIASPPIIASCYYGVDTPSSEELISNRMSVEEIREFIGSDSLAFLPFDSLKKLLGSDSPNFCYACFSGNYPVEPREIKVKRVGDFVDDGLNGSLESIDGGWVQANRNQNLDNNLTVEKVGGL from the coding sequence ATGGCGGTCGCCACCACTCTCAACCTCCcttctctctcttcctcttcctctctctctcatcACACTCCCTCTCTTCAAACCCCTCTTTCCATTTCCTCTAAAACCCTCCCAAAATCCCACTTTCCCCACTTCCTCTCCCTTCCCAATCCCCACAAACCCCTCTTCCTCTCCTCCGCCTCCGCCTCCAAATCCCCCATCTCCGATTTCTTCTCCGACGACGACTATCTCGACGAAAGACTCCGCGAGGAGTGCGGCGTCGTTGGAATCTATGGCGACCCAGAAGCCTCTCGCCTCTGTTATTTAGCCCTTCACGCTCTCCAGCACCGTGGCCAAGAAGGCGCCGGAATCGTCGCCGTCAACGAAAACGTTCTCCAGTCTATTACCGGCGTTGGCCTCGTCTCTGAGGTTTTCAATCAAACCAAACTCGATCAATTGCCTGGCGATTCTGCGATTGGTCACGTTCGTTACTCAACTGCGGGATCTTCTATGCTTAAGAATGTTCAACCCTTTGTTGCTGGATATCGATTTGGCTCTGTTGGGGTTGCTCATAATggtaatttagttaattatcgTTCTCTTAGAGCTAAACTTGAAGATACTGGTTCTATTTTCAATACTAGTTCTGATACCGAGGTTGTTCTTCACCTTATTGCAATTTCTAAACATAGACCTTTCTTGTTGAGGATTGTGGATGCTTGTGAACAGCTTGAAGGAGCTTATTCTATGGTTTTTATTACTGAAGATAAATTGGTTGCTGTTCGTGATCCTTTTGGTTTTAGGCCTTTGGTTATGGGTAGGAGAAGTAACGGGGCTGTTGTATTTGCTTCTGAAACTTGTGCTCTTGATTTAATTGAAGCTACATATGAAAGGGAAGTGTTTCCTGGGGAAGTTTTAGTAGTTGATAAGaatgggattcaatccctttgTTTAATGGCTCATCCAAAGCCTAAATCTTGCATATTTGAACACATATACTTTGCTCTTCCCAACTCGGTTGTTTTTGGCCGTTCTGTCTACGAATCCCGCCGAGCATTCGGGGAGATACTTGCCACCGAAGCCCCCGTCGATTGTGATGTAGTGATTGCTGTTCCAGATTCAGGAGTAGTAGCTGCTCTTGGTTATGCAGCTAAAGCTGGGGTAGCTTTCCAACAGGGTCTCATAAGGTCGCATTATGTCGGGAGGACATTCATCGAGCCATCACAGAAGATTCGTGACTTTGGTGTGAAGCTGAAGCTGTCACCGGTTCGAGCGGTGTTGGAAGGGAAGAGAGTAGTGGTTGTGGATGACTCAATTGTTAGAGGAACAACATCTTCAAAGATTGTGAGGCTGTTAAAAGAAGCAGGAGCAAAAGAAGTGCATATGAGGATAGCTAGCCCTCCAATTATAGCATCATGCTATTATGGAGTGGACACACCAAGTTCTGAAGAACTAATCTCCAACAGGATGAGTGTGGAGGAAATAAGAGAGTTTATAGGCTCTGATTCACTTGCTTTTCTGCCATTTGATAGTTTGAAGAAGCTTTTGGGAAGTGATTCTCCAAACTTTTGCTATGCTTGCTTTTCAGGGAACTACCCAGTTGAGCCTAGAGAAATAAAAGTGAAAAGGGTAGGAGATTTTGTGGATGATGGGTTGAATGGAAGCTTGGAATCCATTGATGGAGGTTGGGTTCAAGCCAACAGAAACCAGAATCTTGATAATAATCTCACAGTGGAGAAAGTTGGAGGTCTCTGA